Proteins found in one Toxotes jaculatrix isolate fToxJac2 chromosome 18, fToxJac2.pri, whole genome shotgun sequence genomic segment:
- the kdelr3 gene encoding ER lumen protein-retaining receptor 3, with amino-acid sequence MNVFRLAGDVSHLVAIIILLLKIWRSRSCAGISGKSQVLFALVFTTRYLDLFTVFISPYNTVMKVVFLAMSYATVYLIYMRFRNTYDLESDTFRVEFLLVPVIGLSFLENYAFTPLEILWTFSIFLEAVAIMPQLFMITNTGEAESITTHYLFFLGLYRALYIANWMWRYHTEGFFDQIAVVSGVVQTIFYCDFFYLYVTKVLRGKGKMTLPMPV; translated from the exons ATGAACGTCTTTCGCCTGGCGGGTGACGTGTCACATCTGGTGGCTATCATCATCCTGTTGCTGAAGATATGGAGGTCCAGGTCCTGTGCTG GCATCTCTGGGAAGTCTCAGGTGCTGTTTGCACTAGTTTTCACCACCAGGTACCTTGACTTGTTCACGGTCTTCATTTCTCCGTACAACACGGTGATGAAG GTGGTCTTCCTGGCTATGTCCTATGCCACTGTGTACCTGATCTACATGCGCTTCAGGAACACATACGACTTGGAGAGCGACACTTTCCGTGTGGAGTTTCTGTTGGTGCCAGTCATCGGACTGTCCTTCCTGGAGAACTACGCCTTCACCCCACTGGAG ATCCTTTGGACCTTCTCCATCTTCCTGGAGGCAGTGGCCATAATGCCGCAACTCTTCATGATCACCAACACCGGCGAGGCGGAGTCCATCACTACCCATTACCTGTTCTTCCTGGGCCTCTACCGAGCCCTCTACATAGCCAACTGGATGTGGCGTTACCACACAGAGGGCTTCTTTGACCAGATCGCAGTGGTGTCTGGCGTCGTGCAGACCATTTTCTACTGTGATTTCTTCTACCTTTACGTCACAAAGG TGCTTCGAGGAAAAGGGAAGATGACCCTGCCGATGCCCGTTTAA
- the LOC121198287 gene encoding GTPase IMAP family member 7-like — protein MSSSENAASEEVCEASPATSEPEPLRIVLLGRTGTGRSSSGNTILGRSSFWVDVSPCSVTTQCKRQNGTVNGRSISVIDTPGFFHTHLSPQEVMAEVGRCVVLSSPGPHVFLVTVKTGRFTQEERDTLECIKATFGPGATRFIMVLFTWGDQLQGKLIKDFLEESHELLEFVSSCHGGYHVFDNREQDKTTECTQQVIQLLKKIDKTVAENGGDCYNTEMFKEAERAIREAQERILGERGPTVESSHKEGEDKEEQGPEFERRRRREEEERRREERLFWCELVTALGKGAAEGAGIMGKDKGKGKAVKKAKVVEKAAALAASPLSISSAAKAVGGAVREGSKVLYKHRKTFFP, from the exons ATGTCATCGTCTGAAAATGCTGCGTCAGAGGAAG tgtgtgaaGCATCACCTGCCACATCAGAACCTGAGCCTCTGAGGATTGTTCTGCTGGGGAGGACAGGAACAGGCAGAAGCTCCTCAGGCAACACCATCCTGGGCAGGTCCTCTTTCTGGGTCGACGTCTCCCCCTGTTCAGTCACCACACAGTGCAAAAGACAGAATGGGACAGTGAATGGGCGTAGCATCTCTGTGATCGACACTCCGGGGTTCTTCCACACTCACCTGTCCCCTCAGGAGGTCATGGCAGAGGTGGGGCGGTGTGTTGTGCTGTCCTCTCCGGGACCACACGTCTTCCTGGTGACTGTAAAGACCGGCAGGTTCACGCAGGAGGAGAGGGACACCTTGGAGTGTATCAAGGCTACATTTGGGCCTGGAGCCACCAGGTTTATCATGGTGCTGTTCACCTGGGGAGACCAGCTGCAGGGGAAACTCATAAAGGACTTCCTGGAGGAGAGCCATGAGCTACTGGAGTTTGTCAGCAGCTGCCACGGGGGGTATCACGTCTTTGATAACAGAGAACAGGACAAGACCACGGAATGTACACAACAGGTCATACAACTCCTGAAGAAGATAGACAAGactgtggcagaaaatggaGGAGATTGCTATAACACTGAGATGTTTAAGGAGGCTGAGAGGGCCATCAGGGAGGCACAAGAGAGGATTCTGGGAGAAAGAGGGCCAACAGTGGAGTCCTCTCATAAGGAGGGTGAAGACAAGGAGGAGCAGGGACCGGAGtttgagaggaggagaaggagggaagaggaggagaggaggagggaggagaggctTTTCTGGTGCGAGCTGGTGACCGCGCTGGGGAAAGGTGCTGCAGAGGGCGCAGGGATCATGGGGAAGGATAAAGGGAAAGGGAAAGCGGTGAAGAAGGCGAAGGTGGTGGAGAAGGCAGCAGCTCTGGCTGCATCGCCGCTCTCCATCAGTTCGGCCGCAAAAGCGGTGGGAGGGGCTGTGAGAGAGGGGAGCAAGGTGttatacaaacacagaaaaacgtTCTTCCCCTGA